The DNA region AATATCTATTTTGAGGAAGACGCGCTCGAGGACTTTTTGAAAGAGCTCCAGACTCTGGGTTACATAAAGGTCAAAGGAAACAAAATTTGGTGGTAGCTGGAAAAGACTTTTTCTTTTTTAAGTTTTTAGTTCTCTTAGAGTCTTATTGGAACTGCACCTAAGGTTAAAGAACTTATCGCTCCTATTGCCTTTCAATTCTTCTAAAGTCTTATTGGAACTCATAGATGGCAGAAAATTCCGCTTTTGGCAAGAAACACTTTCAATACTTCTAAAGTCTTATTGGAACTGGAGGGGTGAGCGGTGGCAAGTAGGAAGAGAAAACTTCTTTCAATTCTTCTAAAGTCTTATTGGAACTTTCCTCAGAAACCCAAACATCAATAGACCAGACCCCTTTCAATTCTTCTAAAGTCTTATTGGAACGTTGGTATAGAATTATTTGACAAATTCAGCGATAAGACTTTCAATTCTTCTAAAGTCTTATTGGAACCGGTTATAAAGAGCTTTACAAATACGAAAACGGCCGACTTTCAATTCTTCTAAAGTCTTATTGGAACCTGTAACAGGATTATAAACCTCCTCAGCCCCTATTGCTTTCAATTCTTCTAAAGTCTTATTGGAACTTTTGGAACTGCACCGTAGTAACTCCAAAATTTATAACTTTCAATTCTTCTAAAGTCTTATTGGAACGGTGAACAACACTCCAAAAGCCGGTCTAATCTATGTTCTTTCAATTCTTCTAAAGTCTTATTGGAACCAGGATAATTCAAACGTTTACATTGACAACAACCATCTTTCAATTCTTCTAAAGTCTTATTGGAACTAACCCTAAGCTTTTCCCACAAGTACTAAAGTTTACACTTTCAATTCTTCTAAAGTCTTATTGGAACCTTTGAGGACAAGGTAGATAGAACAAATGAGTTCTTCTTTCAATTCTTCTAAAGTCTTATTGGAACTGCAGCAATACACAAGCAAGACAATCACAATAAACGTCTTTCAATTCTTCTAAAGTCTTATTGGAACGCTTTTACTACTCGTTTCAGGCCTTTTGCAAGTATGACTTTCAATTCTTCTAAAGTCTTATTGGAACCCGCCCACCAAACCCCTTTCGATTAAAACCTACTTCTTTCAATTCTTCTAAAGTCTTATTGGAACGAACACTAGGCAAAGGGTAAAAGAGTTATACGAAAGCTTTCAATTCTTCTAAAGTCTTATTGGAACCATATCTGTTGCATACACTACTGCTTCGCTGAGGATACTTTCAATTCTTCTAAAGTCTTATTGGAACAGAGGGTGAGGATTTAACGATTATTAGATTTAGCACCTTTCAATTCTTCTAAAGTCTTATTGGAACCCATTTGAACATTTTGAACGCTTAGAGGTTTGTAATTCTTTCAATTCTTCTAAAGTCTTATTGGAACCTTGCACCCAGCAGTATCCATGTCTGAGATTACAACTTTCAATTCTTCTAAAGTCTTATTGGAACCACCGGATTGGGTTGTTACGCTATTAGCCGCTTTATCTTTCAATTCTTCTAAAGTCTTATTGGAACTTAAACAGTCAGAACTAAAACAAATACTGAGCAAGATCTTTCAATTCTTCTAAAGTCTTATTGGAACCCTCGAAGGGGATAAAATAATAATTGAAAAAGCGAACTTTCAATTCTTCTAAAGTCTTATTGGAACTCATAGCTAGTGCCGTTTCTGAAAACAATGAAGTTAACTTTCAATTCTTCTAAAGTCTTATTGGAACTGTGATTATTGTGAATATTGTTTTAGTATTGTTAGCTTTCAATTCTTCTAAAGTCTTATTGGAACAGTTCCTAACCTGCCTATCAGAAACCCCCAGTATCCCTTTCAATTCTTCTAAAGTCTTATTGGAACCGATTCTCCGATCACAATGGCGAACATTGCCCAGAGCTCTTTCAATTCTTCTAAAGTCTTATTGGAACCCTCTTAGTCCGGTTATAACTGATGAGTATAGAGTAGCTTTCAATTCTTCTAAAGTCTTATTGGAACAGCCAGCCGTGCAGCTCGCTTATGTAACCCTCCCAAACTTTCAATTCTTCTAAAGTCTTATTGGAACTTGCTAAAGCCAAGAATCTAGCTAAAATTCCAAGAACTTTCAATTCTTCTAAAGTCTTATTGGAACTTGAAAGGGATGAAATGACGGGTGAATGGATGTTTAAAGCCTTTCAATTCTTCTAAAGTCTTATTGGAACAGGGGCGGATTTTTGAGATTTTGTCCTATAAACCCCTATGAAAACTTGAAATATTTAAGCCTTTCGTCAAAGGGGTGAAAAACAAGCTTTAACAGAACTCCAACCCACGATTGATAAAACACGTAACACGCGAGTAAAGCATTAAACTTAAAGTTACAAAGATAATACACAAAAACATTCACGAGACTTCCAGAGCATTTAATGCAGCCAAAATTCAAAAATTCAATTTTTAAAAACTTTAAATTAAAAATGAGCGATTTTCTGCTGGGAAGACATGTTAAAGAAACGTTCAGAGCGCCCATTCCAAATGCATACATTTAAAACGTTATAGATTTGCTTGAATTCCGTAACGAAAAGTAATTTAGGAACCTTTAATTATTAAAGGTCCCAAAACTGATAAGAATACATTAAGCGAGTGATGGCAACTTCAACTTGGAGTTTTTTGAAAAGTAACACTCTCTATCGAGATGAGCTCAGAGAGAAAGTAGAAAAATTTTCGAAAGCATTAAAATTAGCGAGAGCATAGATTGAATGATGCCCCATGTATGTGGTAATAGTGTATGACATCAATGTCTCCCGCGTAAATAGGGTAAAGAAGTTCTTAAGACAGCACCTTCACTGGGTTCAGAACAGCGTTTTTGAAGGTGAAGTAACGTTAGCAGAGTTTGAGCGTATAAAAGCTGGAATTTTGGATTTAATTGATGAGGATGAGGACTCCGTCATTATTTACAAGCTCCGCTCAAAGCCAAAAAGAGAAACGTTTGGAGTGGAAAAGAACCCGATTGAAGATATTATTTAAAACCACGCCACTAGGGGCTCGTAATCTTGAACTCCGACGAGATGTTTGATTAATTTATATGCTTCCAATCGAATCAGTCTCTTCTTCGTTACATTTTTCTTAAGCTTTGGATGTTTAACACTTTTCTCCATCTCCTTGTTGAAAGCTTTAATGACAGTCTTCTTACCTTCCTCGTTCAGCAGAACCCCATTCAAATCTCCTCTAAAATGTTCTTTTTTAATTATGCCTTGCTTCACCAGGCGGTTCGCTATTCTGTCAGCTATGATTGGCTTGAAAATCTCACTCAAATCTAAAGCAAGCGAAAACCTCCTCTCACTCGGCTCGTGGAGATAGCTTATCGTCGGAGTTAGCTGTGTGTTGTAGAGTTCGCTTAATATAGCAGGGTATAAGCGAGAGTTCAAGAAGCTTATTAATGCATTCATCTCATTCTGAGGAGGTCTTCTTGTTCTTTTAACTATCTTGAAACTCTCTGGCAAAGTCTCATCCCAAAGCGCGTAATACTCCTGCCTTATCCTCGCTTCAACGTTCATAACATCGGTAATTTTTCCGCATCCATCCAACTCCTCCAAGAGCTCATCAAACTTATGCTTGGCTCCAAAGCGCGCTAAGTTCCTCTCCATATTCTTTGCTGCCCCTATCACAAAGAGCTTTGCAAGTTTTAACCTCTTTTCAAAGTCCAAGTAGTGCTGTGCTTGTTTTATCACCAAATCTCCAGAATGAAGGCTTTCTTTTGGGTAAAAGCTTCCATCATAGTAGCCGTAGTGGTTGAAGAAGTGAACTGCTACTCCCTTTTGGGCGAGATAGTGAAGGGCTTGGGAAGTTATGTTCACGTGGCTGTAAATGTAAATGTCATAGATGCCCTCAACGGCTAACGGTCTCTTTCCTTGGGCGTTTTCAAAGTAGAGAGTGTTTTCTTTTCGAAAGAGTTTTCCATCCGAAAGGAGGGTTAGGGATTTTTTACGCATCTTTTTCCCTCCAATATTTTAGCTTATTTAAACCCAGCACAGCTCATAATAAGCGCATTTCTTACACTTTTTGGTTTTCACAGGCTCTGGCGGCTTTGAGAGTGCTTTTATCTGCTCAACTTCATTTATAGCTTCCTCAACCTCTTGTTCTCTCCCATCAAGGGTTATCTCCTTTGTCTCCCTGAGCTTCGGATAGTTGAGGACAGCTTTGGCATTTATGCCATGCCTCTTGAGGTAGTAGATGTAGTACAAAGCCTGCATCTCGTGGGCTTTCTCCATTGATTTGCCCTTCTTGACTTCGTGGACTTCTATGATGTCGCCTTTCTTCACAAAGTCGATTTTTATCGGCCCGATTTGAACTTCTTTCTCCTCACCAAAGTAACTCCTTTCATGGAGGAACTTGCCCAAGTCAACGTATTCGTTCTCCTGCTCCATTGTAATTCCCTTGGCGAAGTACCATAGCTTTGTTTTGCAGATGAAGAGGTAGTTTATCTCGACACCCCTAATTAGGAGGTGGGTTTCGGGATAAGATTCCACTTAAGACACCTGCAAGTGTTCAAAATATCTCATTCTCCTCCGATTCGTTCAAAAGACCGAGCTTGTGGCTATACTTCAGATTGGCAATCATCATGCGGTGCTTTTTATCATATGTGAAGACATTGCCGAGCTCCTTTTGAATTGCGAAGAGCTTCCAATAAGGAATGGGAACAAGGTAGCGGTGAACCTCAATTCCCTTACCAGCATCGATGAGCTTACTCACTTCTCCAGCAAACCTTGAGGGAATAATCTCAAGTCCTTGGAACATTTTGTAAAATTCCTGCTCACTTCCGCTCCTCTTCAAAGGCTGAAGCCCGTCAAAGAGGTCAAAAGCAGTCTGCTTATAGTCTAACACACTCTCAACTAG from Palaeococcus pacificus DY20341 includes:
- the cas2 gene encoding CRISPR-associated endonuclease Cas2, coding for MYVVIVYDINVSRVNRVKKFLRQHLHWVQNSVFEGEVTLAEFERIKAGILDLIDEDEDSVIIYKLRSKPKRETFGVEKNPIEDII
- the cas1b gene encoding type I-B CRISPR-associated endonuclease Cas1b yields the protein MRKKSLTLLSDGKLFRKENTLYFENAQGKRPLAVEGIYDIYIYSHVNITSQALHYLAQKGVAVHFFNHYGYYDGSFYPKESLHSGDLVIKQAQHYLDFEKRLKLAKLFVIGAAKNMERNLARFGAKHKFDELLEELDGCGKITDVMNVEARIRQEYYALWDETLPESFKIVKRTRRPPQNEMNALISFLNSRLYPAILSELYNTQLTPTISYLHEPSERRFSLALDLSEIFKPIIADRIANRLVKQGIIKKEHFRGDLNGVLLNEEGKKTVIKAFNKEMEKSVKHPKLKKNVTKKRLIRLEAYKLIKHLVGVQDYEPLVAWF
- the cas4 gene encoding CRISPR-associated protein Cas4 — encoded protein: MESYPETHLLIRGVEINYLFICKTKLWYFAKGITMEQENEYVDLGKFLHERSYFGEEKEVQIGPIKIDFVKKGDIIEVHEVKKGKSMEKAHEMQALYYIYYLKRHGINAKAVLNYPKLRETKEITLDGREQEVEEAINEVEQIKALSKPPEPVKTKKCKKCAYYELCWV